AATTTGATAAAGCTCAGTTTATTTAAAACTGAGCTTTTTGGTTAAAATACTTTTCGGTACTGCTGTTAATTTGACGATTAAAGCGAGCTGTTAGTTCTTACTATTCATGTTGTTTGAGCAGCATTTAACTTTCATTTTATCGTTTTTAAAACACTTTGTACTGTTAAGTGTGTTTGTGTATAAACACGCTAACGCTAACATTTTGTTATTGAGTCATTTTTCAAGGAAGATAATTGAAGTTATTTTATCGTTTTATCCTATCTAGTTTTTGTGCTTTATCGCTTGCTGGGAACGCAGCAGATCTTTACCTGCTTGATGAAGTAGAAAATAAAGTATCCACTATCACCGTATTATCTATTGAGCATTGCCAAAATACAGTGAAAGAATTATTGGCATATCAGCATTCGTCTTGCGAAGAAGTGCAATCGCTTTGTACACAAGCTCCTAAAGCGCAACTCGAGCTGACCACTCAATGGAAAAGCCCGTTTATTTTTTCCAAACAAGTGATGATAGCAATTAATTGTGAAGCGTTTGGTGTGTAATTAACTTAGGCAATTGACAGTGAATAATTTAAGTTCGCTTTAAGTCGTTAAATAAACCGAGTTGCCATGGGCGCATTGCCATCAAAAGACCCACGCTTCGTCGCTTATTGAGTGGTAGTTGTGAATCTTGCTGGTTTAGTTGAGCGACTTCCTTGGTAAGTTGCTCTAAGCGACGTCTGACCAACGCTATCGTTGCATCACTGTAATTTCCTCTCAAGTAAAAGCGAAAGCTATCTGGTTGGTTAAAATCACCAGAAAGAAATTTTCCAATGACCTGCTGGTTAATAAATCGCTCTAGCACGCCTCCTGGAATCCACCTAAAATCTTGTGCTATTAATAACTTATATTGATTATTTGGTAGTAGCTGAATCATTTTCAGCTTATCAAGCCTTGCAAGTAATCTTATGCATTCGTGTTCCTCAATTTCATACTGCGTGATGATGTCGTTAAATTGCCAGCCGTCACGCACACTAACAGCAACAAGAAATAATTTTTTGTTATCAATCAGTTCTTTTTCTTGCTCGGGAGTGAGTTGGCTTAAAAGGGGTTGTTGCTGTTCACACAGGCTGAATAAGTCACACAATGAAAGATTTAAAAGCTCACAAATTTGTTCTAAACGCTGCAAGCTAAACTGTTCGTTCGCAAATACTCGCTTGATATTGGCTTCACTTAACTCAAGGTGTTCGGCTACGTCTTTGTATGTTAAGTGTTGCTGCTTTAGCAAGTGCTTTAATGTGGCTGTGATTTGTTTTATTTGGCTCATGGTATTAAATAACGATACTCTAGGTTTACTTTAACTATACATTTATCAAATAAGTATACAAGAGTAAGTCTTGTGATAGTTTATTAAGCGAATTTTCAAACAAGGGAATAATGATGAAAACATTAATAAATACAGTAAGTGCAACAGCGTTACTTTTAACCTCTTCAGTTACAATGGCGAATGATAGTAATGCCTCTCGAGCGAGTACACATGGCAGTCAGGCTGTGAAATATAGTGCGTTAGCTGTGGGTGATAGTGCATCTACTGGGGCTAGAGTTTCTAAAGCGGTGGTTGCAGCCCCATTAATGGTGGTGGGTTTTGGTTCTTTAGCAGCTGGCAGTGCAAGTGTTCAAGCGGCAGAAAGCTTAAGTCGTTCAAAAGTAAAGCCATTAGAAATATCTGACGATGTTGTAATTGCTGGCCCTGCGCCTAAAGAAGCTGTATTAGGGAGATAATATGAAAACTACTATTCAACAATCACTGGTTACAC
This is a stretch of genomic DNA from Flocculibacter collagenilyticus. It encodes these proteins:
- a CDS encoding helix-turn-helix domain-containing protein; translated protein: MSQIKQITATLKHLLKQQHLTYKDVAEHLELSEANIKRVFANEQFSLQRLEQICELLNLSLCDLFSLCEQQQPLLSQLTPEQEKELIDNKKLFLVAVSVRDGWQFNDIITQYEIEEHECIRLLARLDKLKMIQLLPNNQYKLLIAQDFRWIPGGVLERFINQQVIGKFLSGDFNQPDSFRFYLRGNYSDATIALVRRRLEQLTKEVAQLNQQDSQLPLNKRRSVGLLMAMRPWQLGLFNDLKRT